One Gordonia mangrovi genomic region harbors:
- a CDS encoding TetR/AcrR family transcriptional regulator translates to MARTPSGTTKAADSSAGENLRAYGGEDGGIRVARRRATLIDAALELLGASDGGSITVRGVCREAGLTTRYFYESFDSVEALVSATFDGVIGEIADLGLAAFDSGDDVEAKVRGAVGAVVAVIDEDRRKGRLLFSQALLSPTIARKRMESTEIFAALTVQSAAGVVTFKSRPRGMAAAHFQVGGLGRVLAAWLDGHLELDRDGIVDVGVGLMMALADGVARFD, encoded by the coding sequence ATGGCCAGGACGCCCAGTGGGACGACGAAAGCTGCCGACAGCAGCGCCGGCGAGAATCTGCGCGCCTACGGCGGCGAGGACGGCGGCATCCGGGTGGCGCGGAGGCGTGCCACCCTCATCGATGCCGCGTTGGAGTTGCTCGGTGCCTCCGACGGCGGTTCCATCACGGTCCGCGGGGTGTGCCGGGAGGCCGGCCTCACCACGCGCTACTTCTACGAGAGCTTCGATTCGGTCGAGGCGTTGGTGAGTGCGACATTCGACGGTGTCATCGGTGAGATCGCCGATCTCGGTCTGGCGGCCTTCGACTCCGGCGACGACGTGGAGGCCAAGGTTCGCGGAGCTGTGGGCGCCGTGGTGGCGGTGATCGACGAGGACCGACGCAAGGGGCGGCTGTTGTTCTCCCAGGCATTGCTGAGTCCGACCATTGCACGCAAGCGGATGGAATCGACGGAGATCTTTGCCGCACTCACCGTGCAGTCGGCGGCGGGTGTGGTCACGTTCAAATCGCGACCGAGGGGAATGGCGGCCGCGCACTTCCAGGTGGGTGGCCTGGGGCGGGTGCTGGCGGCCTGGCTGGACGGTCATCTGGAGTTGGATCGCGACGGGATCGTCGACGTCGGCGTGGGCTTGATGATGGCGTTGGCCGACG